The following nucleotide sequence is from Cicer arietinum cultivar CDC Frontier isolate Library 1 chromosome 2, Cicar.CDCFrontier_v2.0, whole genome shotgun sequence.
tattttaaatatttttattttattttcaccaCATAAATTAGTACTCATTAATTGTACTTCTTTTTTCATACAAAATGTTTTATATAAATGGGTCTTAGAGGAACAACACTATGGACTGTTAAGTTGAAActtataagaaagaaaaaagaaaaagaaaccatTTCATTACTCAAAGGAAGATAGAtagattcttcttcttctgaaacCACAAGGGGTCCTCATCTTCTTcccacaaaaaaaaatatattctagggctcaaaaaaatttataaaaaaaaaattgaattttcaaatGTTCCCTTTCAATTCAAACCCTTACCCTTCTTTTGTTCCTAATTCATCAGCTTCTTCTTCatcacttttttcttttccttttctcaATCCTGAAAATGCTTCTTCAAGtaacaacagcaacaacaacacTCTTTTTCTTGATCCATTTTCTATTCCATACATACCaactcatcatcatcatcatcctcatCATCATAACATTACAAATATCCAAGAAACCCTAACCAATTTAgctgaaaataataataatagtaataataatagtaatagtaataataataataataataataacattgcAATTCCAATGGCTAAACAAGATCCTTCAACAATTGGTGGTGGTTCTCACTATGGAATTTCTTGTTTCCTTGCAAAGAAACCACCAAAGAAAGATAGACATAGCAAGATTTACACTTCTCAAGGTTTGAGAGATCGAAGGGTGAGGCTTTCGATCGAGATCGCTCGAAAGTTCTTCGATCTTCAAGACATGTTAGGGTTCGACAAAGCTAGCAACACACTTGATTGGCTTTTCACAAAATCAAAAAAAGCAATTAAAGATCTAACAAAAAGCAAGCAAAAAAACAACAATGAAGATGGTGATGATGACGATGAAGATGCTAAAAGCTTCACTTCTTCTTCGGATTGTGAAGTTGTTTCGGATATCAAGCAACATTCTTCAAACCTAAAACAAAACCAAGATGGTGATGGTGATTTTTCTAAAGAGAAGAAGTTGAAAAGGGCACAAATCAAAGAATCTTCTTGTATTAGGGCAAATAAGATGAAGGAATCAAGGGAGAAAGCAAGAGCAAGAGCAAGAGAAAGAACAAGTAACAAGATCTCAAACAACAATAATACATTGAAGATTCATCAATTAGAGTTGAAGAAAAAGTACCCTACAACAAATGAAAATTTTCAAGCTTTTCACCAATCTAGGTCATCTTTACAAGATCATCAACTTGTGAGTAGTAGTGAAACACCAAGAGATGATTTCAATGTTATTGAGGAATCAATTGTGATTAAGAGGAAGTTGAAGCCATCTTTGATGGTttctcatcatcatcatcatcaacatcaaaATCATGTGATCCCTAAG
It contains:
- the LOC101499957 gene encoding uncharacterized protein, whose amino-acid sequence is MFPFNSNPYPSFVPNSSASSSSLFSFPFLNPENASSSNNSNNNTLFLDPFSIPYIPTHHHHHPHHHNITNIQETLTNLAENNNNSNNNSNSNNNNNNNNIAIPMAKQDPSTIGGGSHYGISCFLAKKPPKKDRHSKIYTSQGLRDRRVRLSIEIARKFFDLQDMLGFDKASNTLDWLFTKSKKAIKDLTKSKQKNNNEDGDDDDEDAKSFTSSSDCEVVSDIKQHSSNLKQNQDGDGDFSKEKKLKRAQIKESSCIRANKMKESREKARARARERTSNKISNNNNTLKIHQLELKKKYPTTNENFQAFHQSRSSLQDHQLVSSSETPRDDFNVIEESIVIKRKLKPSLMVSHHHHHQHQNHVIPKEATNFNNSEYHSYPNSSPNWDASNNSASSSNRSTFCAIASMNLSTGLQIFGKSWEECTNPRLH